In Humulus lupulus chromosome 7, drHumLupu1.1, whole genome shotgun sequence, the following are encoded in one genomic region:
- the LOC133789027 gene encoding probable ADP-ribosylation factor GTPase-activating protein AGD14 isoform X2 yields MGNRLKEDDRIEKTIQGLLKLPQNRKCINCNNLGPQYVCTTFSTFVCTNCSGVHREFTHRVKSISMAKFTAEEVSALQAGGNERAKQIYFKDWDSHRCSFPDGSNIHRLRDFIKHVYLDRKYTGERSTGLPRLRLSDKHASSESRKVNNCGAEYRSCHDEDKFQRTYTEKSNHLGKSDDRNIKYYYDERQSPQYSRENSRHGGYRKSPVRFEVVDDRFRDEGFGNRRLSTGDSKLPNRKGTMHGSCSPVARPMREILGENVPTLQVGEKMKESNGNHADGSAKIQESNPVEKENGNLQSLIDFSTELENPDTAAMSQTQQASPLNTSSSSPSFQTSVKENPSEAPSANTLESLLFALSVPSAEDVTLQTPDNDILSTNIPNHSSNDDLPQAASSSGTVVQVTDNWPFESMLQHRPSSLLTAGSDSFSQQAMISNEGPKNESSFSSFPNNAQRSLLVSAEQSSEALPRAVQDANNVGENQLVETSSRIRKELPEDLFTASYSVMATPVSAWQIRPPHEMGFNYFHNTMPAQAKSTNPFDISDEGSQLKTPQLTANASMMPPQSHSIDSTLSPCTFTGQQVRNNIQFARPQGIGSFGVEGTLVGSINITQQPNVIYPTTDNTPQSSLIGRNPFG; encoded by the exons ATGGGGAATCGACTAAAGGAAGACGATAGAATCGAAAAGACGATTCAGGGCCTTCTCAAACTTCCTCAGAATCGAAAATGCATCAATTGCAATAATTTG GGACCACAATATGTTTGCACAACTTTCTCCACATTTGTATGTACCAACTGTAGTGGAGTACA TCGTGAGTTTACTCACCGGGTAAAATCAATATCAATGGCAAAATTTACTGCAGAAGAAGTTAGTGCACTTCAGGCTGGTGGGAATGAG cgAGCAAAGCAAATATATTTCAAAGATTGGGATTCTCATCGTTGTTCCTTTCCTGATGGCAG TAACATTCACAGACTTCGGGACTTTATTAAGCATGTATACTTGGATAGGAAATATACTGGAGAGAGGAGTACTGGACTACCAAGACTTAGATTG AGTGACAAACATGCCTCCAGTGAAAGTAGGAAGGTTAATAATTGTGGTGCCGAATACAGGAGTTGTCATGATGAGGACAAGTTTCAACGGACTTATACTGAAAAATCCAATCATCTAGGAAAATCTGATGACAGAAACATCAAGTATTACTATGACGAAAGGCAAAGTCCTCAGTACTCGAGAGAAAATTCAAGACATGGAGGTTATAGAAAAAGTCCTGTTCGCTTTGAGGTTGTTGATGACAGGTTCAGGGATGAGGGATTTGGAAACCGCAGGCTCTCAACTGGAGATTCCAAGTTACCAAACAGAAAGGGGACCATGCATGGTTCTTGCTCCCCTGTTGCACGTCCTATGAGAGAGATATTAGGGGAGAATGTTCCTACTCTACAGGTTGGTGAGAAAATGAAAGAAAGTAATGGGAATCATGCTGATGGTTCTGCTAAAATTCAA GAATCCAACCCAGTGgagaaagaaaatggaaatttacAAAGCTTGATTGATTTTAGTACTGAATTGGAAAACCCGGATACTGCAGCCATGTCACAAACTCAGCAAGCATCTCCACTCAATACTAGTAGCAGCTCACCATCATTTCAAACATCAGTAAAAGAGAATCCATCTGAGGCTCCAAGTGCAAACACTTTGGAAAGTTTATTATTTGCCTTGTCAGTTCCCTCAGCTGAGGATGTCACATTACAAACACCTGACAATGATATTCTCTCAACCAATATTCCAAATCACTCTTCTAATGATGATTTGCCACAAGCTGCTAGTAGCAGCGGCACCGTTGTCCAAGTTACTGACAATTGGCCATTTGAGAGTATGTTGCAGCATCGACCTTCTTCATTGCTTACTGCCGGAAGTGACTCTTTTTCACAGCAGGCTATGATATCAAATGAAGGTCCAAAAAATGAG TCTAGTTTTTCATCTTTTCCCAATAATGCCCAACGATCTTTACTCGTCAGTGCTGAACAATCTTCTGAAGCTTTACCAAGAGCAGTGCAGGATGCCAACAATGTAGGTGAAAACCAACTTGTTGAAACAAGTTCTAGAATTAGAAAGGAGCTACCGGAG GACCTTTTCACTGCAAGCTACTCAGTGATGGCTACACCAGTTTCAGCCTGGCAAATTCGTCCACCTCACGAAATGGGTTTTAACTATTTTCATAACACAATG CCTGCACAAGCAAAATCAACTAATCCATTTGACATCAGTGATGAAGGAAGTCAG TTGAAGACACCTCAATTAACAGCCAATGCTTCCATGATGCCTCCACAGTCACACTCCATCGATTCCACCTTATCTCCTT GTACGTTCACTGGGCAACAAGTGCGTAATAATATACAATTTGCCAG ACCACAAGGAATTGGTAGCTTTGGAGTTGAGGGGACTCTTGTTGGCTCCATAAACATAACTCAGCAACCAAATGTTATATACCCAACAACTGATAACACTCCACAATCTTCTTTAATAGGAAGAAACCCATTTGGGTAG
- the LOC133789027 gene encoding probable ADP-ribosylation factor GTPase-activating protein AGD14 isoform X3, with protein MGNRLKEDDRIEKTIQGLLKLPQNRKCINCNNLGPQYVCTTFSTFVCTNCSGVHREFTHRVKSISMAKFTAEEVSALQAGGNERAKQIYFKDWDSHRCSFPDGRLRDFIKHVYLDRKYTGERSTGLPRLRLSDKHASSESRKVNNCGAEYRSCHDEDKFQRTYTEKSNHLGKSDDRNIKYYYDERQSPQYSRENSRHGGYRKSPVRFEVVDDRFRDEGFGNRRLSTGDSKLPNRKGTMHGSCSPVARPMREILGENVPTLQVGEKMKESNGNHADGSAKIQESNPVEKENGNLQSLIDFSTELENPDTAAMSQTQQASPLNTSSSSPSFQTSVKENPSEAPSANTLESLLFALSVPSAEDVTLQTPDNDILSTNIPNHSSNDDLPQAASSSGTVVQVTDNWPFESMLQHRPSSLLTAGSDSFSQQAMISNEGPKNESSFSSFPNNAQRSLLVSAEQSSEALPRAVQDANNVGENQLVETSSRIRKELPEDLFTASYSVMATPVSAWQIRPPHEMGFNYFHNTMPAQAKSTNPFDISDEGSQLKTPQLTANASMMPPQSHSIDSTLSPCTFTGQQVRNNIQFASRPQGIGSFGVEGTLVGSINITQQPNVIYPTTDNTPQSSLIGRNPFG; from the exons ATGGGGAATCGACTAAAGGAAGACGATAGAATCGAAAAGACGATTCAGGGCCTTCTCAAACTTCCTCAGAATCGAAAATGCATCAATTGCAATAATTTG GGACCACAATATGTTTGCACAACTTTCTCCACATTTGTATGTACCAACTGTAGTGGAGTACA TCGTGAGTTTACTCACCGGGTAAAATCAATATCAATGGCAAAATTTACTGCAGAAGAAGTTAGTGCACTTCAGGCTGGTGGGAATGAG cgAGCAAAGCAAATATATTTCAAAGATTGGGATTCTCATCGTTGTTCCTTTCCTGATGGCAG ACTTCGGGACTTTATTAAGCATGTATACTTGGATAGGAAATATACTGGAGAGAGGAGTACTGGACTACCAAGACTTAGATTG AGTGACAAACATGCCTCCAGTGAAAGTAGGAAGGTTAATAATTGTGGTGCCGAATACAGGAGTTGTCATGATGAGGACAAGTTTCAACGGACTTATACTGAAAAATCCAATCATCTAGGAAAATCTGATGACAGAAACATCAAGTATTACTATGACGAAAGGCAAAGTCCTCAGTACTCGAGAGAAAATTCAAGACATGGAGGTTATAGAAAAAGTCCTGTTCGCTTTGAGGTTGTTGATGACAGGTTCAGGGATGAGGGATTTGGAAACCGCAGGCTCTCAACTGGAGATTCCAAGTTACCAAACAGAAAGGGGACCATGCATGGTTCTTGCTCCCCTGTTGCACGTCCTATGAGAGAGATATTAGGGGAGAATGTTCCTACTCTACAGGTTGGTGAGAAAATGAAAGAAAGTAATGGGAATCATGCTGATGGTTCTGCTAAAATTCAA GAATCCAACCCAGTGgagaaagaaaatggaaatttacAAAGCTTGATTGATTTTAGTACTGAATTGGAAAACCCGGATACTGCAGCCATGTCACAAACTCAGCAAGCATCTCCACTCAATACTAGTAGCAGCTCACCATCATTTCAAACATCAGTAAAAGAGAATCCATCTGAGGCTCCAAGTGCAAACACTTTGGAAAGTTTATTATTTGCCTTGTCAGTTCCCTCAGCTGAGGATGTCACATTACAAACACCTGACAATGATATTCTCTCAACCAATATTCCAAATCACTCTTCTAATGATGATTTGCCACAAGCTGCTAGTAGCAGCGGCACCGTTGTCCAAGTTACTGACAATTGGCCATTTGAGAGTATGTTGCAGCATCGACCTTCTTCATTGCTTACTGCCGGAAGTGACTCTTTTTCACAGCAGGCTATGATATCAAATGAAGGTCCAAAAAATGAG TCTAGTTTTTCATCTTTTCCCAATAATGCCCAACGATCTTTACTCGTCAGTGCTGAACAATCTTCTGAAGCTTTACCAAGAGCAGTGCAGGATGCCAACAATGTAGGTGAAAACCAACTTGTTGAAACAAGTTCTAGAATTAGAAAGGAGCTACCGGAG GACCTTTTCACTGCAAGCTACTCAGTGATGGCTACACCAGTTTCAGCCTGGCAAATTCGTCCACCTCACGAAATGGGTTTTAACTATTTTCATAACACAATG CCTGCACAAGCAAAATCAACTAATCCATTTGACATCAGTGATGAAGGAAGTCAG TTGAAGACACCTCAATTAACAGCCAATGCTTCCATGATGCCTCCACAGTCACACTCCATCGATTCCACCTTATCTCCTT GTACGTTCACTGGGCAACAAGTGCGTAATAATATACAATTTGCCAG CAGACCACAAGGAATTGGTAGCTTTGGAGTTGAGGGGACTCTTGTTGGCTCCATAAACATAACTCAGCAACCAAATGTTATATACCCAACAACTGATAACACTCCACAATCTTCTTTAATAGGAAGAAACCCATTTGGGTAG
- the LOC133789027 gene encoding probable ADP-ribosylation factor GTPase-activating protein AGD14 isoform X1, with protein MGNRLKEDDRIEKTIQGLLKLPQNRKCINCNNLGPQYVCTTFSTFVCTNCSGVHREFTHRVKSISMAKFTAEEVSALQAGGNERAKQIYFKDWDSHRCSFPDGSNIHRLRDFIKHVYLDRKYTGERSTGLPRLRLSDKHASSESRKVNNCGAEYRSCHDEDKFQRTYTEKSNHLGKSDDRNIKYYYDERQSPQYSRENSRHGGYRKSPVRFEVVDDRFRDEGFGNRRLSTGDSKLPNRKGTMHGSCSPVARPMREILGENVPTLQVGEKMKESNGNHADGSAKIQESNPVEKENGNLQSLIDFSTELENPDTAAMSQTQQASPLNTSSSSPSFQTSVKENPSEAPSANTLESLLFALSVPSAEDVTLQTPDNDILSTNIPNHSSNDDLPQAASSSGTVVQVTDNWPFESMLQHRPSSLLTAGSDSFSQQAMISNEGPKNESSFSSFPNNAQRSLLVSAEQSSEALPRAVQDANNVGENQLVETSSRIRKELPEDLFTASYSVMATPVSAWQIRPPHEMGFNYFHNTMPAQAKSTNPFDISDEGSQLKTPQLTANASMMPPQSHSIDSTLSPCTFTGQQVRNNIQFASRPQGIGSFGVEGTLVGSINITQQPNVIYPTTDNTPQSSLIGRNPFG; from the exons ATGGGGAATCGACTAAAGGAAGACGATAGAATCGAAAAGACGATTCAGGGCCTTCTCAAACTTCCTCAGAATCGAAAATGCATCAATTGCAATAATTTG GGACCACAATATGTTTGCACAACTTTCTCCACATTTGTATGTACCAACTGTAGTGGAGTACA TCGTGAGTTTACTCACCGGGTAAAATCAATATCAATGGCAAAATTTACTGCAGAAGAAGTTAGTGCACTTCAGGCTGGTGGGAATGAG cgAGCAAAGCAAATATATTTCAAAGATTGGGATTCTCATCGTTGTTCCTTTCCTGATGGCAG TAACATTCACAGACTTCGGGACTTTATTAAGCATGTATACTTGGATAGGAAATATACTGGAGAGAGGAGTACTGGACTACCAAGACTTAGATTG AGTGACAAACATGCCTCCAGTGAAAGTAGGAAGGTTAATAATTGTGGTGCCGAATACAGGAGTTGTCATGATGAGGACAAGTTTCAACGGACTTATACTGAAAAATCCAATCATCTAGGAAAATCTGATGACAGAAACATCAAGTATTACTATGACGAAAGGCAAAGTCCTCAGTACTCGAGAGAAAATTCAAGACATGGAGGTTATAGAAAAAGTCCTGTTCGCTTTGAGGTTGTTGATGACAGGTTCAGGGATGAGGGATTTGGAAACCGCAGGCTCTCAACTGGAGATTCCAAGTTACCAAACAGAAAGGGGACCATGCATGGTTCTTGCTCCCCTGTTGCACGTCCTATGAGAGAGATATTAGGGGAGAATGTTCCTACTCTACAGGTTGGTGAGAAAATGAAAGAAAGTAATGGGAATCATGCTGATGGTTCTGCTAAAATTCAA GAATCCAACCCAGTGgagaaagaaaatggaaatttacAAAGCTTGATTGATTTTAGTACTGAATTGGAAAACCCGGATACTGCAGCCATGTCACAAACTCAGCAAGCATCTCCACTCAATACTAGTAGCAGCTCACCATCATTTCAAACATCAGTAAAAGAGAATCCATCTGAGGCTCCAAGTGCAAACACTTTGGAAAGTTTATTATTTGCCTTGTCAGTTCCCTCAGCTGAGGATGTCACATTACAAACACCTGACAATGATATTCTCTCAACCAATATTCCAAATCACTCTTCTAATGATGATTTGCCACAAGCTGCTAGTAGCAGCGGCACCGTTGTCCAAGTTACTGACAATTGGCCATTTGAGAGTATGTTGCAGCATCGACCTTCTTCATTGCTTACTGCCGGAAGTGACTCTTTTTCACAGCAGGCTATGATATCAAATGAAGGTCCAAAAAATGAG TCTAGTTTTTCATCTTTTCCCAATAATGCCCAACGATCTTTACTCGTCAGTGCTGAACAATCTTCTGAAGCTTTACCAAGAGCAGTGCAGGATGCCAACAATGTAGGTGAAAACCAACTTGTTGAAACAAGTTCTAGAATTAGAAAGGAGCTACCGGAG GACCTTTTCACTGCAAGCTACTCAGTGATGGCTACACCAGTTTCAGCCTGGCAAATTCGTCCACCTCACGAAATGGGTTTTAACTATTTTCATAACACAATG CCTGCACAAGCAAAATCAACTAATCCATTTGACATCAGTGATGAAGGAAGTCAG TTGAAGACACCTCAATTAACAGCCAATGCTTCCATGATGCCTCCACAGTCACACTCCATCGATTCCACCTTATCTCCTT GTACGTTCACTGGGCAACAAGTGCGTAATAATATACAATTTGCCAG CAGACCACAAGGAATTGGTAGCTTTGGAGTTGAGGGGACTCTTGTTGGCTCCATAAACATAACTCAGCAACCAAATGTTATATACCCAACAACTGATAACACTCCACAATCTTCTTTAATAGGAAGAAACCCATTTGGGTAG